The following DNA comes from Osmerus eperlanus chromosome 5, fOsmEpe2.1, whole genome shotgun sequence.
CTGAaagtcatttagtcattgagtcctgtggTCAGAGGGATTATCACATACAATTTCCCATTTATCTCTTACCCTTCTTTTATTATGTCATTTATCTATGTGTAGGACAACAACTTGCATTTCCGTTAGTTCCAGGAGGATACATATCCTCTAAACCTCCATTCTACCATTCCCTCTCACCACAACTGCGGGCCCGGAGCCTCGTTGTGGGGACAGAGCACGTCATACTATTGACTGCCTCCGGAGCTGTCTACACCTGGGGCTATGGCAGGTAAAGGTTGGTCTTGACTGCCCtagactctctccatctcagtcAGATAGCACCAGGTGCAGCCCAAACTAGGTTAATTCCAACATAATTATATGGTTTTAGATTAATGTTAAGTTCACCTGACAGTTAAGACTGCTGTGGTTAATGCCATGGtgtgtcatttggttggcaGCCACGGTCAGCTGGGTCATGGAGAGTTGAGTGCAGAGGAGGAACCCAGAGCAGTGGAGGCATTATGGGGGCTGCCTATGAGCAGCGTGGCTGCTGGGGGTTGGCACTCTGCTGGCATCAGTGGTAAGGTTAAGGAACAGGTCTGAATATATCTCCTGGAGGCTATACCTAGGTCAACCAGCCCTTCCTATGCTTTAACAACAGAAAATATCCGCAATAGCATGCACAGTGATGTCTGGCCTTGTCCACAACAGTTGGGGGTGATCTGTATGTGTGGGGCTGGAATGAGAGCGGCCAGTTGGGTCTGCCAGCACAGGCACTGAGAGGAAAGAAGCAGAGGACCAGGCAACACACAGGTGAGACGAAACCGTGTTTATTTACCCTGATTCATTTACATTTGTGATAGTACACAAGTACAAAGTACACAATAGTTGATGGAAAGTAAAATTTGACTTTGCATAATAGAAGCTCAGTGGCAAGTCTAAGAATCATAAGTAGGCATATACAGTGTGTATTCATAATTCACATCGAGTTGATGCGTAGGTGCTAGCACGTCCACATGTGTGGAGActgaagaaggagagaagagtgtGGAGGTGTTCATATCTATCCAGGCTTTCCCTGGCCTGCTTGACATCACAGAGTCATGTGACATCAGCATGGTTAGCTGTGGGTCACGCCACACGGCAGCTGTTACAAGTAAGAACCATGCTACTAAAACAAACCAATGTAATGACTTTTCTTTCAAGTAAGTCAAACACAAGGCAACTGTGAATTTGTTTTATGTTTCAGGCACAGGTGATCTCTACACTTGGGGCTGGGGTAAGAGTCCAATTACTATCTACATTTTTGGGGGTAGGGTTGGGAATTTAAATACTTTTTGCCATGCCTTGATTTACTAATGGTGAATGACTATATCGGCCAAACTGATTGAAAAAGCGTCACTTAGCTGTAAGCATTATAACCATATTCATAGATATACTTGTGACACTTTCAGGTGAATATGGCCAGCTTGGAGATGGGACTTTAAGGAGTTCAGACGAGCCAGGAAGGCTAGACTTCTTCAAAGACAAGGGTTTACATGTGGTGGACATAGTGTGTGGACCATGGAATACTTTTGTGGGTGTTAAAGAGGAAAGGACTCCCTCCTTAACATCAATATAACTGGCTTTGAAACTGAGGACTCTAATGACTTAAACAACAAATCGAAATGGTTTATCTTGAGGTACTGTATTTGTAAAATATATAAACGGTTATTTTTTCTAATAGATTATATAAAAGGTCTACATTCTAAAAATATAAGTTTAAATTTTTCTATAAATACGTTTTTTACTTATTTATACAATACAGTGAAAAGTATTATTGCACAGACAATCTGTAAAAGACAATAGCTCATTCACACAGAATTGGAAAAGCTACCAAATGGAGAATGTATAAATTAAGGcaatttaaatgtattcatcAAGAAGAAAAAATTGCAGAAATATGACATTTGCAGAGGAGTTTTCATGTCCTGGTGTAGACCTTACAACACAAtcttgaaagaactggagaaaaatataaataaacataATTAGATACCATCACAGTGACCATCATGGATAGGCTAGTGAAAGATCTACTCACCTGACAAAATCAGGTGATCTTGAGATGACATGCTGGAACTCTGAGAGATTCACGGTTCCATCTTTGTCGATGTCAGATTCTTCAAGAATCTGTAATTTTCAAAATGACTTGAACATATTCTATTCATCAGCACCCTTAAAGCATAGCCAAGCAAATTTCGCTCTCACTTTATTTAGTTGATCATGAGACGGTAAACTCACATTGTTGATGAGTTGTCTCATCTCCTCAGGAGTAAGCCGTGTGTCATCTGTTTCACCTGTCAGGCAGTTCACCAGCTTTTCAAGGTCTCCACCATCCAGTGTGCCATCGTCATCAAAGTCTCATCACACAAAtcatttaaagaaggatttttACATACCCATTAGATTGTAATCAAATGTATTGACAATCAAACACTGTCCCGCATAAAAGTTGTCAATCAGTAATTCTATTACCGAAAATCCGGAACGCGTAGTGGGACTTGATCTCCAGGGTAGCTGAATCACTGAAGGCACTTAGGAGATCGAGAAAGTCCTCGAAGGTCAGACTTCCATCTTTGATATCAGACGTGGAGAAAACTTGACAAATCCTCTTCCTAAATGGGTTTGACTAGAGGAGGTGGTAAGAGGATGTACATAATATTGTTATAACAGTTTAACTAGGGCAATTATCAAGTTCCTACAATTAATAACATTAAGAGTTTCAGTAATCTTCACCTTGAGCTCTGGTATGGTTAGGATTTTGTCCATGGGTACTCTGGAATTGGAATGGTTTCGCTCTTCTTTTGAGAGCAGTTCACAGAATCTCTTGTGAGCACTGAGAACAATTATCAAAGCCATAAAATCAATAACCATTGTGCCAAACGCAGGCTCAAGCTTTAAAATGGCCAAGGAGTCATTTTACGAGGAAGTTTGAGTTAATTATCCACTGcagtgtaaaaaaagaaagaaaaaggtagACAGAACAAACATAAATGCAATACAGATAATATCAGCTAAATACTTACAGTAGAATTTCTTGTTTTGTTAAAAATGTCAGCTCCTGCATGAGGAAAAACTTGTTAACCTTTGAACTTCCACAACCCCAACTTTTAAGAATACAAATATAACAAAGGGAAGACGAAGAAGTAGTTTGTTTAAAGGGGTACATTTGCTATTTTGGTCAGGTTTTGAGGTTTGATTTGATTCAATTCGAGTATCTTGTTATCTTAGCTAACCTAGGCTAACATTAGCTACTAAACTAACTTAAAACATCTGGAGATCTTACCTGGTATTCGGAGAGTACATCCTTACGTAGTTGACTTGcggttgttcccatgttgttaCTTTAAGAGGTTTTATTAGTTTACACTGTATTCAACAACACCTGTTGTTTTCGCCGTCAACTGGGAGGAGAAATTTTGTTCTGCTTCGATAACTTTTCTAACTACTTCCCTTTCCTGTCTTGTTTTGTGTTCCCCTAGTAACACACTAGTATGGTGCCACACTCCCAACAGCAGGTGGCGTACACCCCTAATGTAGCCAAAAAAGATGAAACCGATGAAAATACAAGAGAATGTCTGAAAATACCTTTAgcatttgtgtggtgtgtgctatCCGTATTGGATTTTTTGGTAGCTAGCAGTTTACATGAAGCCTGTG
Coding sequences within:
- the LOC134021333 gene encoding RCC1 domain-containing protein 1-like produces the protein MWYAFGFNGFNQIMSKEECAGESSDIVKVTVPTKIRCCKFQGKPVTNNEQSYVGTNTRRIRASWSRRATLHDAEGEDGRVCLSGFGEGPLHQACCGSCLQDSRGCRDADISEGFLTLAFSDRVKCWDLNRNDTKPVWSMEIKTSDEAGQQLAFPLVPGGYISSKPPFYHSLSPQLRARSLVVGTEHVILLTASGAVYTWGYGSHGQLGHGELSAEEEPRAVEALWGLPMSSVAAGGWHSAGISVGGDLYVWGWNESGQLGLPAQALRGKKQRTRQHTGASTSTCVETEEGEKSVEVFISIQAFPGLLDITESCDISMVSCGSRHTAAVTSTGDLYTWGWGEYGQLGDGTLRSSDEPGRLDFFKDKGLHVVDIVCGPWNTFVGVKEERTPSLTSI
- the LOC134021335 gene encoding calcium and integrin-binding protein 1-like; the encoded protein is MGTTASQLRKDVLSEYQELTFLTKQEILLAHKRFCELLSKEERNHSNSRVPMDKILTIPELKSNPFRKRICQVFSTSDIKDGSLTFEDFLDLLSAFSDSATLEIKSHYAFRIFDFDDDGTLDGGDLEKLVNCLTGETDDTRLTPEEMRQLINNILEESDIDKDGTVNLSEFQHVISRSPDFVSSFKIVL